The Candidatus Hydrogenedentota bacterium genome window below encodes:
- a CDS encoding ParB/RepB/Spo0J family partition protein — MSDMKKKKLGRGLDALLGGKPAALDAAPAKVPAAVAPAAAPPAEGERLLFLDPTELLPNPKQPRRHFDEEALAELAASIKRDGVQEPVIVRPGANGKYEIVSGERRCRASILADLRKVPAVCRPVTDDEMLKLGLIENVQREDLNAMELAAAYRDLMALFKWTQEEVADAVGKRRATVANTLRLLQLPDEVGEMVSTGALTMGHARAILGLPSPAEQLALARRAAKDGLSVRQVEQIVASRETARKKPARPAPAKDPNITGVEDDLRRRLGTKVFVKPQGDGKRGRIEIEYYTSDDLDRLISLLRKN; from the coding sequence GTGTCTGACATGAAGAAAAAGAAGCTCGGCAGGGGGCTCGACGCGCTGCTTGGGGGCAAGCCGGCCGCGCTCGACGCCGCGCCCGCAAAGGTTCCGGCGGCCGTCGCGCCCGCCGCCGCCCCGCCCGCCGAGGGCGAGCGCCTGCTCTTTCTGGACCCCACCGAACTGCTGCCGAACCCGAAACAGCCGCGCCGCCATTTCGACGAGGAGGCGCTGGCGGAGCTGGCGGCGTCCATCAAGCGCGACGGCGTCCAGGAGCCGGTCATCGTGCGCCCGGGCGCAAATGGAAAATACGAGATTGTCAGCGGCGAACGGCGCTGCCGCGCGAGCATCCTGGCCGACCTGCGCAAGGTGCCCGCGGTGTGCCGCCCCGTCACGGACGACGAAATGCTCAAGCTGGGCCTCATCGAGAACGTCCAGCGCGAGGACCTGAACGCCATGGAGCTGGCCGCGGCCTACCGCGACCTGATGGCCCTGTTCAAGTGGACGCAGGAGGAGGTGGCCGACGCCGTGGGCAAGCGCCGCGCGACGGTGGCCAACACCCTGCGGCTCCTCCAGCTCCCCGACGAGGTGGGGGAGATGGTCTCCACAGGCGCGCTGACCATGGGCCACGCGCGGGCCATCCTCGGGCTGCCCTCCCCGGCGGAGCAGCTCGCCCTCGCGCGCAGGGCGGCGAAGGACGGCCTGTCCGTGCGGCAGGTCGAGCAGATCGTGGCCAGCCGCGAGACGGCGCGGAAAAAGCCCGCGCGCCCCGCGCCCGCCAAAGACCCGAACATCACGGGGGTCGAGGACGACCTGCGGCGGCGGCTGGGCACCAAGGTGTTCGTGAAGCCCCAGGGCGACGGCAAGCGGGGCCGCATCGAGATCGAGTACTACACCAGCGACGACCTCGACCGGCTCATCAGCCTGCTCCGGAAGAACTGA
- the serS gene encoding serine--tRNA ligase, which translates to MLDVNILRNEPERVAEALRKRHARVDLEPFLKLDADRRAAIYQMEQLRAEQNRANEAIARARRVKQENTAFLPANALDTLRNTDGGVLSEADEAIVAMRKIKDRAAALEERVRELDAASREFLLVLPNLPDVSVPEGADAADNPVARVWGEPPAFDFEPKDHVDLGERLGLFDFERAAKIAGARFCLSKGPGALLERALAAFMLDLHTREHGYTEVLAPLMVNSDSMQGTGQLPKFAEDLFRVQGGDYWLIPTAEVPVTNIHRDEMLDDAVLPVKYVAHTPCFRSEAGSYGKDTRGMIRQHQFNKVEMVQFTRPEESWDALESLTRNAEAVLQRLGLAYRVVTLCTGDMGFSSAKTYDLEVWLPGQNTYREISSCSNFTDFQARRANIRFKRGKKPEFVHTLNGSGLAVGRTAVAVLENGQRADGSIEIPPALRPYMGGMERIESK; encoded by the coding sequence ATGCTTGACGTGAACATTCTTAGAAACGAGCCGGAACGGGTGGCCGAGGCCCTGCGCAAGCGGCATGCCCGCGTGGACCTGGAACCCTTCCTGAAGCTTGACGCCGACCGCCGCGCCGCCATCTACCAGATGGAGCAGCTCCGGGCGGAGCAGAACCGCGCAAACGAGGCGATCGCAAGGGCAAGACGCGTGAAGCAAGAGAATACTGCATTCTTGCCAGCCAATGCGCTTGACACTCTCCGTAATACGGACGGAGGCGTTCTTAGCGAAGCTGACGAGGCCATTGTTGCCATGCGGAAGATCAAGGACCGGGCGGCGGCGCTGGAGGAGCGCGTGCGGGAGCTGGACGCCGCCTCGCGGGAGTTCCTGCTGGTCCTGCCCAACCTGCCCGACGTCTCAGTGCCCGAGGGGGCCGACGCCGCCGACAACCCCGTGGCCCGCGTGTGGGGCGAGCCGCCCGCCTTCGACTTCGAGCCGAAGGACCATGTGGACCTGGGCGAGCGGCTGGGCCTCTTCGACTTCGAGCGGGCCGCCAAGATCGCCGGGGCGCGCTTCTGCCTGTCCAAGGGGCCGGGGGCCCTCCTCGAGCGCGCCCTCGCGGCGTTCATGCTCGACCTGCACACCCGCGAGCACGGCTACACCGAGGTGCTGGCGCCCCTCATGGTCAACTCCGACTCCATGCAGGGCACGGGCCAGCTCCCGAAATTCGCCGAGGACCTCTTCCGCGTGCAGGGGGGCGACTACTGGCTTATCCCGACGGCCGAGGTGCCCGTGACCAACATCCACCGCGACGAGATGCTCGACGACGCGGTGCTGCCGGTCAAGTACGTGGCCCACACCCCCTGCTTCCGCAGCGAGGCCGGCTCCTACGGCAAGGACACGCGCGGCATGATCCGCCAGCACCAGTTCAACAAGGTGGAGATGGTGCAGTTCACCCGCCCCGAGGAGTCCTGGGACGCCCTCGAGTCGCTCACCCGCAACGCCGAGGCCGTGCTCCAAAGGCTGGGCCTGGCCTACCGCGTGGTCACCCTCTGCACCGGCGACATGGGCTTCTCCAGCGCCAAGACCTACGACCTCGAGGTGTGGCTCCCCGGCCAGAACACCTACCGCGAGATCAGCTCCTGCTCCAACTTCACGGACTTCCAGGCGCGGCGCGCCAACATCCGCTTCAAGCGCGGCAAGAAACCCGAATTTGTCCACACCCTCAACGGTTCCGGCCTCGCCGTGGGCCGCACCGCCGTGGCGGTGCTCGAAAACGGCCAGCGCGCCGACGGCTCCATCGAGATCCCCCCCGCCCTGCGCCCCTACATGGGCGGCATGGAGCGCATTGAGTCCAAATGA
- a CDS encoding NAD-dependent deacylase, with product MIRAAEALRSSRGAVVLTGAGISVESGIPDFRSPGGIWSKYPPEEYATIDAFYANPDRVWELWYELADSLRGVKPNPAHFALAELEEMGVVQAVITQNIDALHFHGGSVNVVEYHGNMDWLVCPACHRRRKLDLDQRALGAPRCECGGYMKPDIVLFGEVIPHQALHHADTLARRCGVFMVVGTSALVYPAAHLPRLAKENGAVVIECNTSPTGLTDGVTDIFLEGPAGVTLPALARLVRGE from the coding sequence ATGATCCGGGCGGCGGAGGCCCTGCGTTCCTCCAGAGGCGCGGTCGTGCTCACGGGGGCGGGCATTTCCGTGGAAAGTGGAATTCCGGATTTTCGCAGTCCGGGCGGCATTTGGTCCAAATATCCCCCCGAGGAATACGCCACCATAGACGCGTTTTATGCGAATCCTGACAGAGTCTGGGAGCTGTGGTATGAACTGGCCGACTCCCTTCGGGGCGTGAAGCCCAACCCGGCGCATTTCGCCCTGGCGGAGCTGGAGGAGATGGGGGTCGTCCAGGCGGTCATCACGCAGAACATAGACGCCCTGCATTTCCACGGCGGCAGCGTCAATGTGGTGGAGTACCATGGGAACATGGACTGGCTGGTGTGCCCGGCCTGCCACCGAAGGCGGAAACTGGACCTCGACCAGCGCGCCCTGGGCGCGCCCCGCTGCGAGTGCGGGGGCTACATGAAGCCCGACATCGTGCTTTTCGGCGAAGTCATTCCCCATCAGGCGCTTCACCATGCCGACACCCTGGCCCGCCGGTGCGGCGTGTTCATGGTGGTCGGCACCTCGGCCCTCGTGTACCCAGCGGCCCATCTGCCCCGTCTGGCCAAGGAGAACGGCGCGGTGGTCATTGAGTGCAACACGTCGCCCACGGGCCTGACGGACGGCGTCACGGACATTTTTCTGGAGGGGCCGGCGGGGGTCACCCTGCCCGCGCTTGCCCGGCTGGTCCGGGGGGAGTAG